GTGAATGCGGAGCAGCGATTCCGCCGCTTCCTCGCCGGGAATCGCGACGCCATCCTCGCGCTGCTGGAGAGTGGCACAATCTTCTCGCGCGCCGAGATCGAGCCGTTGCTCGATACCACGCTGCCGGGAATGGCGGAGATGGCTGCACTGCTGGCGATCCACGACCTCCTGGCGGACGCAGACTACGACCGCATCGTGGTCGACACCGCGCCCATCGGACACACGCTGCGGCTGTTCGAGATGCCGGAGCACTTTGCCCGCTTCCTCGACTTTCTCGATGTCGCTGCCGGCCGCGACCAGGTGCTGGCAGCGCACTTCGGCGGCCGCGCACAGCCGGTCTCGCAGCCCTTCATCAAGGAGTGGAGAAAGATGGTGGCGGACGTTCGCGCGGCACTCTCGGGCGGGGCCACACGCGTCACGCTGGTCACCACCAGCGAGACCTTCTCGCTCAACGAATCGGTGCGCGTTGCCCAGCAGATGCGCGCATCCGATCCGCCCATCGCCATCACGGATGTAGTGCTGAATAAGGCCGTCGGGAGGGAAGCAGGCTGTGCGGCCTGCAGCCAGCAGGCGCAGGCGACGAAAGCGGCGCGGGCATTCCTGCACCAACACTTTCGCGGACTGCCAGTACACCTTGCGCCCGATCCGGGGCATCCGCTGCTGAGTGCGGCGCAGCTCGCGGCATTCGGTGCGCACG
This portion of the Acidobacteriota bacterium genome encodes:
- a CDS encoding ArsA family ATPase; this encodes MSALAFFVGKGGVGKTTLSAAYAASLALAKPRERVLLLSTDPAHSLADVFEVRLGDSPKRLRLPRVGGLWLWQVNAEQRFRRFLAGNRDAILALLESGTIFSRAEIEPLLDTTLPGMAEMAALLAIHDLLADADYDRIVVDTAPIGHTLRLFEMPEHFARFLDFLDVAAGRDQVLAAHFGGRAQPVSQPFIKEWRKMVADVRAALSGGATRVTLVTTSETFSLNESVRVAQQMRASDPPIAITDVVLNKAVGREAGCAACSQQAQATKAARAFLHQHFRGLPVHLAPDPGHPLLSAAQLAAFGAHVFQGKPLRIQETKPAVPPGAASTKLRFVKTRFTRTKWPKLETPLALTLGKGGVGKTTVSAALAFHSRATEPRVPVTICSTDPAPSLDDVFGKKVDDGG